One Hevea brasiliensis isolate MT/VB/25A 57/8 chromosome 5, ASM3005281v1, whole genome shotgun sequence genomic region harbors:
- the LOC110655736 gene encoding uncharacterized protein LOC110655736 isoform X3, protein MGSSSASLPHVLFSLTLFFVILPPPTHASTVRGVDIGNPVIDVIPSFPNRRLPSPSSKDFLYCERVKVSGRSRLEVRSYANSFRVTLAPSAVIPERLHSKIQVCFHRNASLGLCHCEKDEWKSIQKGLWRSIMSPYEGRYVDVKFISEISGSVSISVEEDFQKWRLLCLAVGFLLLLLAPIVSSWVPFYYSTSMAIGVFLLVIILLFQGMKLLPTGRKNFFYLSIYGSVLGAGTFVLHHISVVVNSILINFGLSEEMHNPVYVFVLVGIVLAGAALGYWIVRKFVISKDGSVDVGVAQFVKWATRIIATTFILQSTLDAPLAMVSLVSLYTICFLINALRWRHPVHESYSRGGKAITEHKRAEFLSRSAKMSSGGKIWSSPKSSSAWSNSPVKGVDIGNPVIDVIPSFPNRRLPSPSSKDFLYCERVKVSGRSRLEVRSYANSFRVTLAPSAVIPERLHSKIQVCFHRNASLGLCHCEKDEWKSIQKGLWRSIMSPYEGRYVDVKFISEISGSVSISVEEDFQKWRLLCLAVGFLLLLLAPIVSSWVPFYYSTSMAIGVFLLVIILLFQGMKLLPTGRKNFFYLSIYGSVLGAGTFVLHHISVLVNSILINFGLSEEMHNPVYVFVLVGIVLAGAALGYWIVRKFVISKDGSVDVGVAQFVKWAMRIIATTFILQSTLDAPLAMVSLVSLYTICFLINALRWRHPVHESYSRGGKAITKHKRAEFLSRSAKMSSGGKIWSSPKSSSAWSNSPVKGTRDEQVYFSTFHKTPKRKKFTRKEWEDFTRESTQQAVAEWASSPEVATWIIENADRIQLLASDCSSEETVGSESDSTNETVDGSGKLFSLFNW, encoded by the exons ATGGGCTCCTCTTCTGCTTCTCTTCCTCATGTTCTTTTCTCTCTCACGCTATTCTTCGTGATTCTCCCACCTCCCACACACGCCTCCACTGTCAGAG GGGTTGACATTGGAAATCCAGTTATAGATGTCATTCCATCCTTTCCTAATAGACGTttgcctagcccaagttcaaAAGATTTCTTATATTGTGAACGAGTTAAAGTGAGTGGTCGCTCGAGATTAGAGGTCCGGAGTTATGCTAATTCCTTTCGAGTTACTTTGGCTCCATCTGCTGTAATCCCGGAGAGATTGCATAGCAAAATTCAAGTTTGTTTTCACCG GAATGCTTCGCTTGGATTATGTCATTGTGAGAAGGATGAGTGGAAATCTATTCAAAAGGGTCTGTGGAGATCTATCATGTCTCCTTACGAGGGGAGATATGTTGATGTGAAGTTCATAAGTGAAATTTCTGGTTCTGTCAGTATCTCTGTTGAAGAAG ATTTTCAGAAATGGCGCCTCCTGTGTCTAGCAGTGGGATTTCTGTTATTATTGCTCGCTCCAATAGTCAGCAGTTGGGTTCCTTTTTATTATAGCACCTCAATGGCTATTGGTGTTTTCCTTCTTGTTATAATCCTTCTTTTCCAG GGAATGAAATTATTGCCAACTGGAAGGAAAAATTTCTTCTATCTTTCTATATATGGATCAGTG CTTGGAGCTGGCACTTTTGTTTTACATCACATTTCGGTGGTGGTAAATTCCATTCTCATCAACTTTGGGCTGAGTGAAGAGATGCACAATCCA GTCTATGTATTTGTATTAGTGGGGATTGTTCTCGCAGGAGCTGCTTTAGGTTACTGGATAGTGAGGAAATTTGTGATCTCAAAAGATGGAAGTGTGGACGTTGGTGTAGCCCAGTTTGTGAAATGGGCAACGCGCATCATTGCGACCACATTTATTTTGCAG AGCACTCTTGATGCTCCTTTAGCAATGGTCAGCTTGGTTTCGTTGTATACCATCTGctttcttatcaatgcattgagGTGGCGTCATCCAGT GCATGAATCATATTCTCGGGGTGGCAAAGCAATAACAGAGCACAAACGTGCTGAATTCCTTAGCAGGTCAGCAAAAATGAGCTCTGGAGGGAAGATATGGAGTAGTCCAAAGAGCTCATCTGCTTGGTCCAACTCTCCTGTCAAAG GGGTTGACATTGGAAATCCAGTTATAGATGTCATTCCATCCTTTCCTAATAGACGTTTGCCTAGCCCCAGTTCAAAAGATTTCTTATATTGTGAACGAGTTAAAGTGAGTGGTCGCTCGAGATTAGAGGTCCGGAGTTATGCTAATTCCTTTCGAGTTACTTTGGCTCCATCTGCTGTAATCCCAGAGAGATTGCATAGCAAAATTCAAGTTTGTTTTCACCG GAATGCTTCGCTTGGATTATGTCATTGTGAGAAGGATGAGTGGAAATCTATTCAAAAGGGTCTGTGGAGATCTATCATGTCTCCTTACGAGGGGAGATATGTTGATGTGAAGTTCATAAGTGAAATTTCTGGGTCTGTCAGTATCTCTGTTGAAGAAG ATTTTCAGAAATGGCGCCTCCTGTGTCTAGCAGTGGGATTTCTGTTATTATTGCTCGCTCCAATAGTCAGCAGTTGGGTTCCTTTTTATTATAGCACCTCAATGGCTATTGGTGTTTTCCTTCTTGTTATAATCCTTCTTTTCCAG GGAATGAAATTATTGCCAACTGGAAGGAAAAATTTCTTCTATCTTTCTATATATGGATCAGTG CTTGGAGCTGGCACTTTTGTTTTACATCACATTTCGGTGCTGGTAAATTCCATTCTCATCAACTTTGGGCTGAGTGAAGAGATGCACAATCCA GTCTATGTATTTGTGTTAGTGGGGATTGTTCTCGCAGGAGCTGCTTTAGGTTACTGGATAGTGAGGAAATTTGTGATCTCAAAAGATGGAAGTGTGGACGTTGGTGTAGCCCAGTTTGTGAAATGGGCAATGCGCATCATTGCGACCACATTTATTTTGCAG AGCACTCTTGATGCTCCTTTAGCAATGGTCAGCTTGGTTTCGTTGTATACCATCTGctttcttatcaatgcattgagGTGGCGTCATCCAGT GCATGAATCATATTCTCGGGGTGGCAAAGCAATAACAAAGCACAAACGTGCTGAATTCCTTAGCAGGTCAGCAAAAATGAGCTCTGGAGGGAAGATATGGAGTAGTCCAAAGAGCTCATCTGCTTGGTCCAACTCTCCTGTCAAAG GGACAAGAGACGAGCAGGTTTACTTTTCAACCTTCCACAAGACGCCAAAAAGAAAGAAGTTTACAAGAAAAGAATGGGAGGATTTTACAAGGGAATCAACCCAGCAAGCAGTTGCAGAATGGGCATCATCACCGGAAGTTGCTACATGGATCATCGAGAATGCTGATCGAATTCAACTCCTCGCAAGTGATTGCAGTTCTGAAGAAACAGTGGGAAGTGAATCAGACTCGACAAATGAGACTGTTGATGGGAGTGGCAAACTATTTAGCTTGTTTAATTGGTAG
- the LOC110655736 gene encoding uncharacterized protein LOC110655736 isoform X2, translated as MGSSSASLPHVLFSLTLFFVILPPPTHASTVRGVDIGNPVIDVIPSFPNRRLPSPSSKDFLYCERVKVSGRSRLEVRSYANSFRVTLAPSAVIPERLHSKIQVCFHRNASLGLCHCEKDEWKSIQKGLWRSIMSPYEGRYVDVKFISEISGSVSISVEEDFQKWRLLCLAVGFLLLLLAPIVSSWVPFYYSTSMAIGVFLLVIILLFQGMKLLPTGRKNFFYLSIYGSVLGAGTFVLHHISVVVNSILINFGLSEEMHNPVYVFVLVGIVLAGAALGYWIVRKFVISKDGSVDVGVAQFVKWATRIIATTFILQSTLDAPLAMVSLVSLYTICFLINALRWRHPVHESYSRGGKAITEHKRAEFLSRSAKMSSGGKIWSSPKSSSAWSNSPVKGVDIGNPVIDVIPSFPNRRLPSPSSKDFLYCERVKVSGRSRLEVRSYANSFRVTLAPSAVIPERLHSKIQVCFHRNASLGLCHCEKDEWKSIQKGLWRSIMSPYEGRYVDVKFISEISGSVSISVEEDFQKWRLLCLAVGFLLLLLAPIVSSWVPFYYSTSMAIGVFLLVIILLFQGMKLLPTGRKNFFYLSIYGSVLGAGTFVLHHISVLVNSILINFGLSEEMHNPVYVFVLVGIVLAGAALGYWIVRKFVISKDGSVDVGVAQFVKWAMRIIATTFILQSTLDAPLAMVSLVSLYTICFLINALRWRHPVHESYSRGGKAITKHKRAEFLSRSAKMSSGGKIWSSPKSSSAWSNSPVKGLLSPSAGSGTRDEQVYFSTFHKTPKRKKFTRKEWEDFTRESTQQAVAEWASSPEVATWIIENADRIQLLASDCSSEETVGSESDSTNETVDGSGKLFSLFNW; from the exons ATGGGCTCCTCTTCTGCTTCTCTTCCTCATGTTCTTTTCTCTCTCACGCTATTCTTCGTGATTCTCCCACCTCCCACACACGCCTCCACTGTCAGAG GGGTTGACATTGGAAATCCAGTTATAGATGTCATTCCATCCTTTCCTAATAGACGTttgcctagcccaagttcaaAAGATTTCTTATATTGTGAACGAGTTAAAGTGAGTGGTCGCTCGAGATTAGAGGTCCGGAGTTATGCTAATTCCTTTCGAGTTACTTTGGCTCCATCTGCTGTAATCCCGGAGAGATTGCATAGCAAAATTCAAGTTTGTTTTCACCG GAATGCTTCGCTTGGATTATGTCATTGTGAGAAGGATGAGTGGAAATCTATTCAAAAGGGTCTGTGGAGATCTATCATGTCTCCTTACGAGGGGAGATATGTTGATGTGAAGTTCATAAGTGAAATTTCTGGTTCTGTCAGTATCTCTGTTGAAGAAG ATTTTCAGAAATGGCGCCTCCTGTGTCTAGCAGTGGGATTTCTGTTATTATTGCTCGCTCCAATAGTCAGCAGTTGGGTTCCTTTTTATTATAGCACCTCAATGGCTATTGGTGTTTTCCTTCTTGTTATAATCCTTCTTTTCCAG GGAATGAAATTATTGCCAACTGGAAGGAAAAATTTCTTCTATCTTTCTATATATGGATCAGTG CTTGGAGCTGGCACTTTTGTTTTACATCACATTTCGGTGGTGGTAAATTCCATTCTCATCAACTTTGGGCTGAGTGAAGAGATGCACAATCCA GTCTATGTATTTGTATTAGTGGGGATTGTTCTCGCAGGAGCTGCTTTAGGTTACTGGATAGTGAGGAAATTTGTGATCTCAAAAGATGGAAGTGTGGACGTTGGTGTAGCCCAGTTTGTGAAATGGGCAACGCGCATCATTGCGACCACATTTATTTTGCAG AGCACTCTTGATGCTCCTTTAGCAATGGTCAGCTTGGTTTCGTTGTATACCATCTGctttcttatcaatgcattgagGTGGCGTCATCCAGT GCATGAATCATATTCTCGGGGTGGCAAAGCAATAACAGAGCACAAACGTGCTGAATTCCTTAGCAGGTCAGCAAAAATGAGCTCTGGAGGGAAGATATGGAGTAGTCCAAAGAGCTCATCTGCTTGGTCCAACTCTCCTGTCAAAG GGGTTGACATTGGAAATCCAGTTATAGATGTCATTCCATCCTTTCCTAATAGACGTTTGCCTAGCCCCAGTTCAAAAGATTTCTTATATTGTGAACGAGTTAAAGTGAGTGGTCGCTCGAGATTAGAGGTCCGGAGTTATGCTAATTCCTTTCGAGTTACTTTGGCTCCATCTGCTGTAATCCCAGAGAGATTGCATAGCAAAATTCAAGTTTGTTTTCACCG GAATGCTTCGCTTGGATTATGTCATTGTGAGAAGGATGAGTGGAAATCTATTCAAAAGGGTCTGTGGAGATCTATCATGTCTCCTTACGAGGGGAGATATGTTGATGTGAAGTTCATAAGTGAAATTTCTGGGTCTGTCAGTATCTCTGTTGAAGAAG ATTTTCAGAAATGGCGCCTCCTGTGTCTAGCAGTGGGATTTCTGTTATTATTGCTCGCTCCAATAGTCAGCAGTTGGGTTCCTTTTTATTATAGCACCTCAATGGCTATTGGTGTTTTCCTTCTTGTTATAATCCTTCTTTTCCAG GGAATGAAATTATTGCCAACTGGAAGGAAAAATTTCTTCTATCTTTCTATATATGGATCAGTG CTTGGAGCTGGCACTTTTGTTTTACATCACATTTCGGTGCTGGTAAATTCCATTCTCATCAACTTTGGGCTGAGTGAAGAGATGCACAATCCA GTCTATGTATTTGTGTTAGTGGGGATTGTTCTCGCAGGAGCTGCTTTAGGTTACTGGATAGTGAGGAAATTTGTGATCTCAAAAGATGGAAGTGTGGACGTTGGTGTAGCCCAGTTTGTGAAATGGGCAATGCGCATCATTGCGACCACATTTATTTTGCAG AGCACTCTTGATGCTCCTTTAGCAATGGTCAGCTTGGTTTCGTTGTATACCATCTGctttcttatcaatgcattgagGTGGCGTCATCCAGT GCATGAATCATATTCTCGGGGTGGCAAAGCAATAACAAAGCACAAACGTGCTGAATTCCTTAGCAGGTCAGCAAAAATGAGCTCTGGAGGGAAGATATGGAGTAGTCCAAAGAGCTCATCTGCTTGGTCCAACTCTCCTGTCAAAG GTTTATTATCACCATCTGCTGGTTCAGGGACAAGAGACGAGCAGGTTTACTTTTCAACCTTCCACAAGACGCCAAAAAGAAAGAAGTTTACAAGAAAAGAATGGGAGGATTTTACAAGGGAATCAACCCAGCAAGCAGTTGCAGAATGGGCATCATCACCGGAAGTTGCTACATGGATCATCGAGAATGCTGATCGAATTCAACTCCTCGCAAGTGATTGCAGTTCTGAAGAAACAGTGGGAAGTGAATCAGACTCGACAAATGAGACTGTTGATGGGAGTGGCAAACTATTTAGCTTGTTTAATTGGTAG
- the LOC110655736 gene encoding uncharacterized protein LOC110655736 isoform X1: MGSSSASLPHVLFSLTLFFVILPPPTHASTVRGVDIGNPVIDVIPSFPNRRLPSPSSKDFLYCERVKVSGRSRLEVRSYANSFRVTLAPSAVIPERLHSKIQVCFHRNASLGLCHCEKDEWKSIQKGLWRSIMSPYEGRYVDVKFISEISGSVSISVEEDFQKWRLLCLAVGFLLLLLAPIVSSWVPFYYSTSMAIGVFLLVIILLFQGMKLLPTGRKNFFYLSIYGSVLGAGTFVLHHISVVVNSILINFGLSEEMHNPVYVFVLVGIVLAGAALGYWIVRKFVISKDGSVDVGVAQFVKWATRIIATTFILQSTLDAPLAMVSLVSLYTICFLINALRWRHPVHESYSRGGKAITEHKRAEFLSRSAKMSSGGKIWSSPKSSSAWSNSPVKGMANQQTRRDYIVRGPIDPELLRLQSQHRSEGIWIGTMEHEVLTCRRQGNILHADIDDQIVPHLHDSGFIGIARLGFFPLDWHLISAFVERWRPETHTFMMPIGECTISLQDVGIITGLPIHGSAVTGMSRAEWPEVCELLLGARPPPEMIRGHTLKLSWLIDEFGAIPHEADDLTVLWHARAFILRLIGSIFPDKTNSRVNLMFLPLLEDLRQTATYSWGGACLAFLYHELCRVAVTEAKEISGPLFILQIWAWERFKIISPSIRDPSAPHDAPLGARWSRARQITEVTTHVLQQIRYNLDRMRPEDITWEPYNEELLDELPDMCIQGRPIWKTVVPLICFHIIEWHQPDRVMRQFGLAQPIPRRSMQTDELHEITLRFSESDWAHYHATYINRWNRREHYIVQGQEMAQPLHHHSEYMEWYRRVARRWISISGAAIGCVEDAIEDCLLKLQNPSTENVAEVKHTLRKMMIALEEESRLCQMPPPQSAPQATTFNDELEDDQPINQPEPSHRATRRRSRPARRRQHPVRPASPPDDALPPLVAFHPYCITSAPDHSDPIPSAPALSDPAHYTGRMATPSMSGPSASWMSYQTQMQNRSTFDFTESQQP; encoded by the exons ATGGGCTCCTCTTCTGCTTCTCTTCCTCATGTTCTTTTCTCTCTCACGCTATTCTTCGTGATTCTCCCACCTCCCACACACGCCTCCACTGTCAGAG GGGTTGACATTGGAAATCCAGTTATAGATGTCATTCCATCCTTTCCTAATAGACGTttgcctagcccaagttcaaAAGATTTCTTATATTGTGAACGAGTTAAAGTGAGTGGTCGCTCGAGATTAGAGGTCCGGAGTTATGCTAATTCCTTTCGAGTTACTTTGGCTCCATCTGCTGTAATCCCGGAGAGATTGCATAGCAAAATTCAAGTTTGTTTTCACCG GAATGCTTCGCTTGGATTATGTCATTGTGAGAAGGATGAGTGGAAATCTATTCAAAAGGGTCTGTGGAGATCTATCATGTCTCCTTACGAGGGGAGATATGTTGATGTGAAGTTCATAAGTGAAATTTCTGGTTCTGTCAGTATCTCTGTTGAAGAAG ATTTTCAGAAATGGCGCCTCCTGTGTCTAGCAGTGGGATTTCTGTTATTATTGCTCGCTCCAATAGTCAGCAGTTGGGTTCCTTTTTATTATAGCACCTCAATGGCTATTGGTGTTTTCCTTCTTGTTATAATCCTTCTTTTCCAG GGAATGAAATTATTGCCAACTGGAAGGAAAAATTTCTTCTATCTTTCTATATATGGATCAGTG CTTGGAGCTGGCACTTTTGTTTTACATCACATTTCGGTGGTGGTAAATTCCATTCTCATCAACTTTGGGCTGAGTGAAGAGATGCACAATCCA GTCTATGTATTTGTATTAGTGGGGATTGTTCTCGCAGGAGCTGCTTTAGGTTACTGGATAGTGAGGAAATTTGTGATCTCAAAAGATGGAAGTGTGGACGTTGGTGTAGCCCAGTTTGTGAAATGGGCAACGCGCATCATTGCGACCACATTTATTTTGCAG AGCACTCTTGATGCTCCTTTAGCAATGGTCAGCTTGGTTTCGTTGTATACCATCTGctttcttatcaatgcattgagGTGGCGTCATCCAGT GCATGAATCATATTCTCGGGGTGGCAAAGCAATAACAGAGCACAAACGTGCTGAATTCCTTAGCAGGTCAGCAAAAATGAGCTCTGGAGGGAAGATATGGAGTAGTCCAAAGAGCTCATCTGCTTGGTCCAACTCTCCTGTCAAAG GTATGGCTAATCAACAAACAAGAAGAGATTACATTGTGCGAGGTCCAATTGATCCAGAGCTTTTACGACTCCAGTCACAACACCGTTCTGAAGGGATTTGGATTGGTACAATGGAGCATGAGGTGCTTACGTGTAGAAGGCAGGGGAACATATTGCATGCTGACATTGATGACCAAATTGTTCCTCATCTCCACGATTCTGGATTTATTGGAATTGCTAGATTAGGATTTTTTCCCCTTGACTGGCACCTTATTAGTGCCTTTGTAGAGCGATGGCGACCGGAAACTCATACATTTATGATGCCAATTGGGGAGTGCACAATCAGCCTTCAAGATGTTGGCATTATCACCGGATTGCCAATACATGGTTCTGCAGTAACTGGAATGTCACGAGCTGAATGGCCAGAAGTTTGTGAGCTCTTGTTGGGAGCTAGACCACCTCCAGAAATGATTCGAGGACATACATTAAAATTATCATGGCTAATTGATGAGTTTGGAGCTATTCCACATGAAGCTGATGATTTAACAGTGTTATGGCATGCAAGAGCATTCATATTACGACTCATCGGTTCGATATTTCCCGACAAGACAAACTCACGTGTGAACTTGATGTTCCTACCCCTATTAGAAGACTTGAGGCAAACTGCGACATacagttggggtggagcttgcttAGCCTTCCTTTATCATGAGCTTTGTCGTGTTGCAGTTACTGAAGCAAAGGAGATTTCAGGACCCCTGTTCATATTGCAAATCTGGGCTTGGGAGAGATTTAAAATAATCTCTCCATCAATAAGAGATCCATCGGCACCTCATGATGCACCCCTAGGTGCTAG GTGGAGTAGAGCTCGACAGATCACTGAAGTTACAACCCATGTACTACAACAAATTCGGTACAATCTTGATCGAATGCGACCTGAAGAT ATTACATGGGAACCATATAATGAGGAATTGTTGGATGAGCTGCCCGACATGTGCATACAGGGCCGTCCCATATGGAAGACAGTGGTGCCATTAATTTGCTTCCATATTATTGAATGGCACCAGCCTGATAGAGTGATGAGGCAGTTTGGTTTGGCTCAACCTATTCCACGACGATCGATGCAAACAGATGAGTTACATGAGATTACTCTCCGATTTAGTGAGAGTGATTGGGCGCACTACCATGCGACGTACATTAATCGTTGGAATAGGCGAGAACATTACATTGTTCAAGGGCAAGAAATGGCACAACCACTCCACCATCATTCTGAATATATGGAGTGGTATCGTCGAGTTGCAAGACGTTGGATCTCAATAAGTGGAGCTGCCATTGGTTGTGTG GAGGATGCAATTGAGGATTGTTTGCTAAAATTACAGAACCCATCAACAGAAAATGTGGCTGAAGTTAAACATACATTAAGAAAAATGATGATTGCTCTAGAGGAAGAAAGTCGGCTTTGCCAAATGCCACCTCCTCAGTCCGCACCTCAAGCAACAACCTTTAATGATGAATTAGAAGATGACCAACCCATCAACCAGCCTGAGCCCTCACATAGAGCAACACGACGCCGATCACGTCCTGCTCGACGTCGTCAACATCCAGTGCGTCCAGCCTCTCCTCCCGATGATGCTTTGCCCCCACTTGTTGCATTCCACCCTTACTGCATCACATCAGCGCCTGATCATTCTGATCCTATTCCCTCGGCTCCTGCACTATCTGATCCTGCTCATTACACTGGTCGGATGGCTACCCCATCAATGTCTGGCCCATCAGCATCATGGATGTCATATCAAACTCAAATGCAAAACAGAAGCACATTCGACTTTACTGAGAGTCAACAGCCGTAA